A region from the Microcebus murinus isolate Inina chromosome 27, M.murinus_Inina_mat1.0, whole genome shotgun sequence genome encodes:
- the DOHH gene encoding deoxyhypusine hydroxylase — protein MVTEQEVEAIGRTLVDPKQPLQTRFRALFTLRGLGGPGAISWISQAFSDDSALLKHELAYCLGQMQDARAIPVLVDVLRDTRQESMVRHEAGEALGAIGNPEVLELLKEYSTDPVVEVAETCQLAVQRLEWLQQHRGERVTGPYLSVDPAPPAEERDVGRLRAVLLDESQPLFERYRAMFALRDAGGQEAALALAAGLRCGSALFRHEVGYVLGQLQHEAAVPHLAAALARPAESPMVRHECAEALGAIARPACLAVLRAHAADPERVVRESCEVALDMYAHENAAAFQYADGLEQLRGAAC, from the exons ATGGTGACGgagcaggaggtggaggccatAGGGCGGACGCTGGTGGACCCCAAGCAGCCCCTGCAGACCCGCTTCCGGGCGCTGTTCACGCTGCGTGGGCTCGGTGGCCCGGGCGCCATCTCCTGGATCAGCCAGGCCTTCAGTGACGATTCCGCCCTGCTCAAGCACGAGCTGGCGTACTGCCTGGGCCAGATGCAGGATGCCCGCGCCATCCCCGTGCTGGTGGACGTGCTGCGTGACACCCGCCAGGAGTCCATGGTGCGCCACGAGGCAG GGGAGGCCCTGGGAGCCATCGGGAACCCTGAAGTCCTGGAGCTGCTGAAGGAATATTCCACGGACCCTGTTGTTGAG GTGGCCGAGACCTGCCAGCTGGCGGTCCAGCGGCTGGAGTGGCTGCAGCAGCACCGCGGGGAGCGGGTGACCGGGCCCTACCTCTCGGTGGACCCAGCCCCGCCGGCGGAGGAGCGCGACGTGGGGCGTCTGCGCGCCGTGCTGCTGGACGAGTCCCAGCCGCTGTTCGAGCGCTACCGCGCCATGTTCGCGCTGCGGGACGCCGGCGGCCAGGAGGCGGCGCTGGCGCTGGCTGCAG GCCTGCGCTGTGGCAGCGCGCTCTTCCGGCACGAGGTGGGCTACGTCCTGGGCCAGCTGCAGCACGAGGCAGCGGTGCCCCACCTGGCGGCCGCCCTGGCCCGCCCCGCCGAGAGCCCCATGGTGCGGCACGAGTGCGCCGAGGCCCTGGGCGCCATCGCGCGGCCCGCCTGCCTGGCGGTGCTGCGGGCCCACGCGGCCGACCCCGAGCGCGTGGTGCGCGAGAGCTGCGAGGTGGCCCTGGACATGTACGCGCACGAGAACGCCGCGGCCTTCCAGTACGCCGACGGGCTGGAGCAGCTGCGCGGCGCCGCCTGCTag
- the SMIM44 gene encoding small integral membrane protein 44, with protein sequence MPGLAEQEAAEGWSQAPPLYEEYRPPPLDAVRLPRYALYLLLAALVVVAVAYAIVGHLIKDLAHDLADWAFGPKPDQAGAPRELRPSLADDLEELDLQLALAWRGEEDAGAGGDGAPAEAAAARDPRRPSIAFREPPTRSSFWRVN encoded by the exons ATGCCGGGGCTGGCGGAGCAGGAGGCGGCGGAGGGCTGGAGCCAGGCCCCGCCGCTGTACGAGGAGTACCGGCCGCCCCCGCTGGACGCCGTCCGCCTGCCCCGGTACGCGCTGTACCTGCTGCTGGCCGCGCTCGTCGTGGTGGCCGTGGCCTACGCCATCGTCGGGCACCTCATCAAAGACCTGGCGCACGACCTGGCGG ACTGGGCGTTCGGCCCGAAGCCCGACCAGGCGGGCGCCCCGCGGGAGCTGCGCCCCAGCCTGGCGGACGACCTGGAGGAGCTGGACCTGCAGCTGGCGCTGGCCTGGCGGGGCGAGGAGGACGCGGGCGCGGGTGGCGACGGGGCCCCCGCGGAAGCCGCAGCCGCCCGGGACCCCCGCCGCCCCTCCATCGCCTTCCGGGAGCCCCCGACGCGAAGCTCCTTCTGGAGGGTGAACTGA
- the SMIM24 gene encoding small integral membrane protein 24, whose translation METLGTVLVLGVLLLSPVEAQQVTERRLKPWLVGLAAVVGFLFIVYLLMLANRVWCSKARAEDEETAFRMESNPYEQVDLSTEDKQEKKKKKKAEKEGESNSGLELDEAEEGRDPEKTKNTAM comes from the exons ATGGAGACCTTGGGGACTGTTCTCGTGCTGGGGGTCCTGCTCCTGTCCCCTGTGGAGGCCCAGCAGG TCACGGAGCGTCGCTTGAAGCCGTGGCTGGTGGGCCTGGCGGCCGTGGTGGGCTTCCTGTTCATCGTCTACCTGCTCATGCTGGCCAACCGCGTCTGGTGCTCCAAGGCGAG GGCTGAGGATGAGGAGACTGCGTTCAGAATGGAGAGCAACCCTTACGAGCAGGTGGACCTGAG CACGGAAGACaagcaggagaagaaaaagaagaagaaggcggaaaaggaaggagagagcaaCTCGGGGCTGGAGCTGGACgaggcagaggagggcagagaCCCTGAGAAGACAAAGAACACGGCCATGTGA